The Diorhabda sublineata isolate icDioSubl1.1 chromosome 6, icDioSubl1.1, whole genome shotgun sequence genome includes a window with the following:
- the LOC130444966 gene encoding ubiquitin-protein ligase E3B, translating into MFHKTENSKGNFLEQTKAAREERALEKKREVAATLIQAHVRGWLRRLQFTRSILREFDEAIPNVPEDVSKIQYKPANEIFHQSSKLMLIWNKERDKDRFAKLCRYLVATLDSDSPKLSYVGAALNKETVIRWISHMNEVLWKCCIYLNDLKPEFTSDMKSIMMFLHVLVSFTSTKTWVVLKNKNMELLKPGMNQLCANLMGQLFHKGFYLVLKDLLLKGLGKIKIALKHISLSAILTLSLRPLVAANYSDKLTTIFLINILSVPGLVQHLQNLSPESITTLSNHKIFGRSLELLSSQQSMRIVFNTLEGSYALCLLANLIQLAYIERYSVLNELCFPTFTVVVTGLLESCQNYVVSKQSTLTHWHPVLGWFAQPMDQSLHAAMPYVKTQLHYLWNTEIIQIILGDSLSELVVGSEPPSQIMSPGQTASGGANFFKKVLENRSHKNATQKSYRALGSPEVHRIVLICSLYHTALNTLTQLQLDILTGLCYQNGILYDLWLFLCSLGPNCGIKPFLDHLAFNTKCSAPEFQMLQLFADCMSHYVTILDDMEMYEQQNPFKLNDFIIMSNFLNIFLYKAVTGNLFDFKTINNNSLFNSLHTILMLLYKRDCRRTYTPPGHWLIKDIKVSSFISDLEKGRRAPQILLQTMPHIIPHEDRVRLFRKYISNEKTVLGLTESACASPQSTLITVHRNRIVEDGYRQLALLPSQGLKGVIRVRFINEQGLDEAGIDQDGVFKEFLEESIKRVFDPSLNLFKATSEERLYPSPTSSVQDNHLQLFEFVGRMLGKAVYEGIVVDVPFASFFLSQVSGQTAQVLYSCVDELPSLDPELYRSLSYVKHYEGDVSDLDLTFSVDEDSMGKIVTHELVPGGKAVQVTNENKINYIHLMAHFRMHVQIKDQTAAFIRGFRSIINPDWLTLFSTPELQRLISGDNVPLDLKDLRKNCQYYGGFHDSHRVIGWLWDILEKDFKEEEKGMFLKFVTSCSKPPLLGFAHLEPPFSIRCVEVGDDEDTGDTIGSVFRGFFTIRKKDPQNRLPTSSTCFNLLKLPNYQKKSTLREKLRYAVTCNTGFELS; encoded by the exons ATGTTCCATAAAACGGAAAATTCCAAAGGTAATTTTTTAGAACAAACTAAAGCAGCGAGAGAGGAAAGAGCTTTAGAGAAAAAACGAGAAGTAGCAGCAACGTTAATTCAAGCACACGTACGAGGATGGTTACGTAGACTTCAGTTTACTAGAAGTATctt GCGAGAATTTGACGAAGCCATCCCAAATGTACCCGAAGACGTATCTAAAATTCAGTATAAACCagcaaatgaaatatttcaccAGTCTTCAAAATTGATGCTGATATGGAATAAAGAAAGAGATAAAGACAGATTCGCTAAGTTATGTCGCTACCTAGTAGCTACTCTCGATAGCGATTCGCCAAAATTGAGTTACGTGGGGGCTGCTCTGAACAAAGAAACTGTGATAAGGTGGATTTCTCACATGAACGAAGTTTTATGGAAGTGTTGTATCTATTTGAATGATCTCAAACCTGAATTTACCAGTGATATGAAAAGTATTATGATGTTTTTGCATGTACTGGTTTCATTTACAAGTACAAAAACTTGGGTGgtgctaaaaaataaaaatatggaattattgAAACCTGGCATGAATCAGCTGTGTGCCAATTTGATGGGACAGCTCTTCCATAAAGGATTCTATTTAGTTTTGAAG GATTTACTTCTGAAGGGAttgggaaaaataaaaatagctcTTAAACACATATCTCTATCGGCTATACTTACACTTTCTTTGAGACCTCTTGTAGCGGCTAATTATTCAGATAAACTCACCAcgatttttttgattaatatattgTCTGTTCCTGGTTTAGTTCAGCACCTTCAAAATTTGTCACCGGAG AGTATAACAACTCTTTCTAATcacaaaatatttggaagaagTTTGGAATTGCTTTCTAGTCAACAATCTATGAGGATAGTGTTTAATACCTTAGAAGGAAGCTACGCACTTTGTTTATTAgctaatttaatacaattagCTTACATTGAAAGATACAGTGTGCTCAACGAATTGTGCTTTCCTACATTTACt GTTGTAGTAACAGGTTTGTTAGAGAGCTGTCAAAATTACGTCGTCAGTAAACAATCAACACTAACCCATTGGCATCCGGTTTTAGGTTGGTTCGCCCAACCTATGGATCAATCTTTACATGCCGCAATGCCTTACGTCAAAACACAATTACATTATCTATGGAATACggaaattatacaaattatccTCG GTGATTCTCTATCAGAATTGGTGGTGGGTAGTGAACCTCCTTCGCAAATTATGAGTCCGGGTCAAACGGCATCGGGAGGCgccaatttctttaaaaaagtaTTGGAAAATAGGAGCCACAAAAATGCTACTCAAAAATCATACAGGGCTCTAGGTAGTCCGGAAGTCCATCGAATCGTTCTGATTTGTTCCTTATATCATACCGCTTTGAATACTCTAACGCAACTTCAACTCGACATTTTAACAG ggTTATGTTATCAAAACGGTATATTATACGATCTGTGGTTGTTCCTGTGTTCTTTAGGACCGAACTGCGGTATAAAACCGTTCCTAGATCATTTAGCTTTCAATACGAAATGTTCAGCGCCGGAATTTCAAATGTTACAGTTGTTCGCGGATTGTATGTCACATTATGTCAC GATACTTGACGATATGGAAATGTACGAACAACAAAATCCTTTCAAACTAAATGACTTTATAATCATgtcgaattttttaaatatttttttatacaaagcAGTGACGGGAAATTTATTTG ATTTCaagacaataaataataattcattgttTAATTCTCTACATACGATCTTGATGCTTCTGTACAAGAGAGATTGTCGCAGAACGTACACGCCGCCCGGTCATTGGTTAATCAAAGATATCAAAGTGTCTTCTTTTATATCGGATTTAGAGAAAGGTCGACGAGCCCCTCAAATTCTCTTACAGACCATGCCGCACATCATACCGCACGAAGATAGAGTCAGACttttcagaaaatatatcaGCAATGAAAAAACCGTCCTCGGTTTGACGGAATCGGCGTGCGCTTCCCCCCAATCGACGCTTATAACCGTCCACAG GAATAGAATCGTGGAAGATGGTTATCGTCAATTGGCGCTTTTACCATCTCAGGGTCTAAAAGGTGTTATAAGGGTGAGATTTATCAACGAACAAGGTCTCGACGAAGCCGGTATCGACCAAGATggagtttttaaagaatttctcGAAGAAAGTATCAAAAGAGTGTTCGATCCATCTTTGAATCTGTTCAAAGCTACCAGCGAAGAAAGGCTGTATCCATCACCTACGTCTTCTGTACAAGACAACCATTTGCAGCTGTTTGAATTCGTAGGGAGGATGTtgg GTAAGGCCGTTTACGAAGGTATAGTAGTAGATGTACCCTTTGCTTCGTTTTTTCTGAGTCAAGTATCAGGTCAAACGGCTCAGGTATTATACAGTTGCGTAGATGAACTACCGTCTTTAGATCCGGAACTGTATAGAAGTTTGAGCTACGTCAAACATTACGAAGGCGACGTTTCAGATCTTGATCTCACCTTTAGCGTAGACGAAGACAGTATGGGAAAAATAGTTACCCATGAATTAGTACCCGGAGGCAAAGCCGTACAAGTGACTAACGAAAACAA GATAAATTACATCCATTTGATGGCCCACTTCAGGATGCACGTTCAAATCAAGGACCAAACCGCCGCCTTCATCAGGGGGTTCCGATCGATCATAAACCCAGATTGGTTGACGTTATTTTCCACGCCCGAG ttacaaCGTTTAATATCCGGAGATAATGTCCCATTGGATTTGAAAGATTTAAGAAAGAATTGTCAATATTACGGGGGGTTCCACGATTCGCATCGAGTCATCGGGTGGTTATGGGATATATTGGAGAAGGattttaaagaagaagaaaaaggaatGTTCCTGAAG TTTGTTACAAGTTGTTCTAAACCGCCTTTATTGGGGTTTGCACATCTCGAACCACCGTTTTCTATTAGGTGTGTAGAGGTAGGGGATGACGAAGATACAGGAGACACTATAG GTAGTGTTTTTAGGGGATTTTTTACTATAAGAAAAAAAGACCCTCAGAATCGTTTGCCGACTTCTTCGacttgttttaatttattaaaactgcCCAATTACCAGAAGAAGAGCACCCTACGTGAAAAATTGAGGTATGCAGTAACCTGCAATACCGGTTTCGAATTATCCTAG
- the LOC130445210 gene encoding tRNA (guanine-N(7)-)-methyltransferase — protein sequence MAENSAISLPQKRFYRQRAHSNPIADHCFNYPHSPDLMEWTNLYPEKIKNNKENCPLVEFADIGCGYGGLLITLSPMFPNTLMLGMEIRVKVSDYVMDRIKALRSQNPDEYQNIACLRSNAMKYLPNFFKKGQLKKMFFLYPDPHFKKAKHKWRIINRCLLAEYAYVLAEDGIVYTVTDVNDLHEWMYQHFTDHPLFEHISNDDLKDDPIIEKLFSSTEEGQKVTRNNGEKFLAVFRRIKDPFCNV from the exons ATGGCAGAAAATTCCGCAATTTCTTTACCTCAAAAGCGATTTTATCGACAAAGAGCACACTCAAATCCCATAGCTGACCATTGCTTTAATTA CCCCCATTCTCCAGATCTAATGGAATGGACAAATTTGTATccggaaaaaattaaaaataataaagaaaattgtccGTTAGTTGAATTTGCGGATATAGGTTGCGGGTACGGGGGTCTCCTTATCACTTTATCACCAATGTTTCCAAATACTCTAATGTTGGGTATGGAAATTAGAGTTAAGGTATCTGATTATGTTATGGACAGAATAAAAGCTTTAAGATCACAGAATCCCGATGAGTATCAAAACATCGCTTGTTTACGATCTAATGCTATGAAATATttacctaatttttttaaaaaaggtcAG ttgaaaaaaatgtttttcttgtaTCCTGATCCCCATTTTAAAAAAGCTAAACATAAGTGGAGGATTATTAATAGATGTCTTTTAGCTGAATATGCTTACGTTCTAGCCGAGGATGGTATAGTTTATACTGTAACTGATGTAAATGATTTACATGAATGGATGTATCAACATTTTACTGACCATCCTCTATTTGAACATATATCAAACGACGATTTG aaaGATGATCCAATCATCGAGAAATTATTCAGTAGTACTGAAGAGGGTCAGAAAGTTACTAGAAACAATGGAGAAAAATTTTTAGCAGTCTTCAGGAGGATAAAAGATCCATTTTGTAATGTTTAG